A region of Fibrobacter succinogenes subsp. succinogenes S85 DNA encodes the following proteins:
- the ribD gene encoding bifunctional diaminohydroxyphosphoribosylaminopyrimidine deaminase/5-amino-6-(5-phosphoribosylamino)uracil reductase RibD, translating to MTPEITNFMQFALEQAFFAIGESRPNPAVGAVVVKDGIVVGKGRTQRPGSAHAEVMALRDAGELARGASIFVTLEPCCHYGRTPPCTKAIIEAGIQKVYFAHSDPNPVVHGKSRKILEEAGVEVHEGVDACILACVEDCSNGESCTECRVFEFTSSLPLDKASREAEGLAVFAEVERYFEAYDYFVSTKRTFVEVKSAVSQDGFMGCVDKAGNHLPLAITKQGANCWNHELRAMSDAVLVGAGTLLADNPGLDVRYAAGNNPVKIVWAGHHEFTADEISRLKIFSASDAKPIVFSCVAQPKLLNVAECVILLNDSFAENWRAMVDDLSARGMHRLMVEPGAGLARELFNGAAVAQSQNAQPLWNRLDLWRSTDSSVDIALENLIESGAVKAGLEYPELPANIVAKESAVIGPDVLTVYYPG from the coding sequence ATGACTCCAGAAATCACAAACTTCATGCAGTTTGCCTTAGAGCAAGCTTTCTTTGCGATTGGCGAGAGCCGCCCGAATCCGGCGGTCGGTGCCGTAGTCGTCAAAGATGGAATTGTCGTGGGGAAGGGGCGCACGCAGCGTCCTGGGAGTGCTCATGCCGAAGTCATGGCATTACGCGATGCGGGAGAACTCGCTCGCGGAGCCTCTATTTTTGTGACTCTGGAACCGTGTTGCCATTACGGTCGCACGCCGCCTTGCACCAAGGCGATTATTGAAGCGGGAATTCAGAAAGTCTATTTTGCACATTCCGACCCGAATCCTGTGGTGCATGGGAAATCTCGCAAGATTCTTGAAGAGGCGGGTGTTGAAGTTCACGAGGGCGTGGACGCTTGCATTCTCGCTTGCGTCGAGGATTGCTCGAACGGTGAATCTTGTACGGAATGCCGCGTCTTTGAGTTTACGAGCTCGTTGCCGTTGGATAAAGCTTCTCGTGAAGCCGAAGGTCTAGCGGTCTTTGCCGAAGTGGAACGCTATTTTGAAGCGTATGATTATTTTGTAAGCACCAAGCGCACCTTTGTGGAAGTCAAGTCTGCTGTTTCTCAGGATGGCTTTATGGGCTGCGTGGATAAGGCGGGGAACCATTTGCCGCTAGCAATTACAAAACAAGGCGCAAACTGTTGGAATCATGAACTCCGTGCGATGAGTGATGCTGTTCTTGTTGGTGCGGGCACGCTCCTTGCCGATAACCCGGGCCTTGACGTGCGTTATGCCGCAGGCAACAATCCTGTGAAAATCGTCTGGGCGGGGCATCACGAATTTACTGCTGATGAAATTTCGCGTTTGAAAATTTTCAGTGCTAGTGATGCTAAGCCTATCGTGTTTTCGTGCGTGGCGCAACCGAAATTGCTGAACGTTGCGGAGTGCGTTATACTCTTAAACGATTCTTTTGCCGAAAACTGGCGTGCGATGGTTGATGATTTGTCTGCTCGTGGAATGCACCGCCTGATGGTTGAACCCGGCGCTGGCCTTGCCCGTGAACTGTTCAATGGCGCGGCAGTCGCGCAGTCGCAAAATGCGCAGCCTTTATGGAACCGCCTTGATCTTTGGCGCTCCACCGATTCTTCTGTTGATATTGCCCTTGAAAATCTCATCGAGTCTGGCGCCGTCAAGGCTGGCCTTGAATACCCCGAATTGCCCGCTAACATCGTTGCCAAAGAATCCGCCGTCATCGGCCCCGATGTCTTGACCGTGTATTATCCGGGGTAG
- a CDS encoding rhodanese-like domain-containing protein, protein MNKLLAISFCAMLLTTACNSSEEPKPQAVAKKVEAVQPAAAVVEQKVAPITTVDWQKAFEMHKAGAVLIDVRTPAEVAKGMAAATAINIPLQEMPQRLSEFPKDKDLLIYCRSGKRSMAASKFLVENGYTRVFNVEGGILALPPQN, encoded by the coding sequence ATGAATAAGTTATTGGCTATTTCTTTCTGTGCAATGTTACTTACGACGGCTTGCAATTCTTCTGAAGAACCGAAGCCGCAGGCTGTTGCTAAAAAGGTCGAGGCAGTTCAGCCCGCCGCAGCTGTTGTTGAACAGAAAGTAGCTCCGATTACGACTGTGGATTGGCAGAAGGCTTTTGAAATGCATAAGGCTGGTGCAGTCCTTATTGACGTGCGTACTCCGGCCGAAGTGGCAAAGGGTATGGCCGCTGCAACTGCAATCAACATTCCGCTTCAGGAAATGCCGCAGCGCTTGAGCGAATTCCCGAAGGATAAGGACTTGCTGATTTACTGCCGCAGTGGCAAGCGTAGCATGGCCGCTTCCAAGTTCCTCGTTGAAAACGGTTACACCCGTGTGTTCAACGTCGAAGGTGGCATCCTCGCTCTCCCGCCGCAGAATTAA
- a CDS encoding alpha/beta hydrolase, producing the protein MKKVKIIVMIIPLVLFFIASAVYVYFANAEAMHDVILDSTSKIDVDPDIIEKSLSKVQVDMELGEPFKVYPIETSPDSEVVFRSTLIEYPFGSSPRADSQNNVSLRGIILYVHGYNDYYFQKELAEKADSAGFAFFAIDLHYCGRSYVDGDPRGDMRNIKEFYAELDVAVELSKKIAVDDYEEAERVPFVIVAHSQGGLISSLYVNDRNDEHFAALVLNSPFLDMNFNWFLRKIGLPILADLSIFLPDFSVGSTGNPNYAYSLLKHEKGEWEYNENLKSESRPTQYLGWLRAIMNGQKRVHSKLDIKSPVLVMNSDCTADGDEWTDDYMHCDGVLNVEHIQEWAPNLGEKVTTRTIPDGLHDLFLSRKDVRDKAYQEAFSFIDAHVK; encoded by the coding sequence ATGAAAAAAGTTAAAATAATCGTCATGATTATTCCGCTGGTGCTTTTCTTTATTGCATCGGCGGTTTATGTGTATTTTGCGAATGCCGAAGCGATGCACGATGTGATATTGGATAGCACGTCAAAAATTGATGTGGATCCCGATATTATTGAAAAGTCCCTGTCTAAAGTGCAAGTGGACATGGAACTCGGCGAGCCTTTTAAAGTTTACCCGATTGAAACGAGCCCCGATAGCGAGGTAGTTTTCCGCTCGACGTTGATTGAGTATCCGTTTGGGAGTTCTCCGCGTGCGGATTCGCAGAATAACGTGAGCTTGCGTGGTATCATCTTGTACGTGCATGGCTACAACGACTATTATTTCCAGAAGGAACTTGCCGAAAAGGCGGACTCTGCGGGCTTTGCATTCTTTGCGATTGATTTGCACTATTGCGGACGCTCGTATGTGGATGGTGACCCGCGTGGTGACATGCGTAATATCAAGGAGTTTTACGCCGAACTTGATGTCGCTGTAGAACTCAGCAAAAAAATTGCAGTGGACGATTACGAAGAGGCGGAACGCGTTCCGTTTGTGATTGTGGCGCATTCCCAGGGTGGTTTGATTTCGTCGCTTTACGTGAATGACCGCAATGATGAACATTTTGCAGCGCTTGTGCTCAATAGCCCGTTCTTGGATATGAACTTTAATTGGTTCCTGCGTAAGATCGGCCTTCCGATTCTTGCGGATTTGTCGATATTCCTGCCGGATTTTTCCGTCGGTTCTACGGGAAATCCCAACTATGCCTACTCCCTTTTGAAACATGAAAAGGGCGAATGGGAGTACAACGAAAATTTGAAGAGTGAATCGCGCCCGACGCAATATTTAGGCTGGCTCCGTGCGATTATGAATGGTCAAAAGCGTGTTCACTCCAAGCTTGATATTAAGTCTCCGGTGCTTGTGATGAATAGCGATTGCACTGCAGATGGCGACGAATGGACGGACGATTACATGCATTGCGATGGCGTATTGAACGTGGAACATATTCAGGAATGGGCTCCGAATTTGGGCGAAAAGGTGACGACGCGTACAATTCCCGATGGCTTGCACGACTTGTTCCTCTCTCGCAAGGATGTTCGCGATAAGGCTTACCAAGAAGCGTTTAGCTTTATCGATGCCCATGTGAAATAA
- a CDS encoding 1-deoxy-D-xylulose-5-phosphate synthase, which yields MLLEKIKSPADVKALDIKSLEQLAAEMRTALLKKLSKRGGHVAPNLGFVEGTIALHYVFDSPRDKIVYDVSHQSYSHKMLTGRAQAFLEESHYGDVTGYSEPTESEHDFFMVGHTSTSVSLALGLATARDVLRESGNVIAVIGDGSLSGGEAFEGLDNAGEYATNFIVVVNDNEMSIAENHGGLYKSLAELRTTAGKSENNYFKSLGFDYKYLEQGNDIASLIEIFKSVKNSTRPVVVHLHTQKGRGYSYAEQNREGWHWAAPFNIETSEINWGSGENYGEILGLYLMAKIKSDPKVVVIHSAVPAGIGFYEARRKEAGKQYIDVGIAEEHAVALASGLAKGGAKPIYSTHGTFIQRTYDQLSQDLCANNNPATILVTMSGADGMNDTTHLCIFDIPMLSNIPNLVYLCPTCVEEFKTMADWAIDQTEHPVAIRVPNAVHHRSDIFEKDYSRLNKFKVVHRGERVALIGLGDFYQRAAAVALELRREGIDATLVNPRYASGVDKDLLLELAKTHDVFVTLENGVIEGGFGQKVATALGDTCAKVLVRGLSKEFYDKVSFADLCEKNHLNPSQVAKDVMQLLS from the coding sequence ATGCTCCTAGAAAAAATCAAGTCCCCTGCCGACGTGAAAGCGTTGGACATCAAGAGTCTCGAACAGCTTGCCGCCGAAATGCGCACAGCACTCCTTAAAAAGCTTTCTAAGCGTGGCGGTCACGTGGCGCCGAACCTCGGATTTGTAGAAGGGACGATTGCGCTCCACTACGTTTTCGATTCTCCGAGGGACAAGATTGTCTATGACGTGAGCCACCAGAGCTACAGCCACAAGATGCTCACGGGTCGTGCCCAGGCATTCTTGGAAGAATCGCATTATGGCGATGTGACGGGCTATAGCGAACCGACCGAAAGTGAACACGATTTTTTCATGGTGGGGCATACCTCTACGTCGGTGAGCCTTGCGCTTGGCCTTGCAACTGCGCGCGATGTGTTGCGTGAATCGGGCAATGTGATTGCTGTAATTGGTGACGGTTCCTTGAGCGGTGGCGAAGCGTTTGAAGGTCTTGATAATGCTGGCGAATACGCTACGAATTTTATCGTTGTGGTGAACGATAACGAAATGTCCATTGCCGAAAACCACGGTGGTCTTTACAAGTCTTTGGCGGAACTCCGCACGACTGCGGGCAAGTCCGAAAACAATTACTTTAAGTCGCTTGGCTTTGATTACAAGTATCTTGAACAAGGTAATGATATCGCTTCGCTCATTGAAATTTTCAAGTCCGTGAAAAATTCGACGCGCCCGGTCGTGGTGCATCTGCATACGCAAAAAGGCCGTGGCTATTCCTATGCCGAACAGAACCGCGAAGGCTGGCATTGGGCGGCTCCGTTCAATATCGAAACTAGCGAAATCAACTGGGGTAGTGGCGAAAATTACGGTGAAATTCTCGGCCTTTACCTCATGGCAAAAATCAAGAGTGATCCGAAGGTTGTCGTGATCCATTCTGCTGTTCCGGCGGGAATAGGCTTCTATGAAGCTCGACGTAAAGAGGCTGGCAAGCAGTACATAGATGTGGGTATCGCTGAAGAACATGCGGTGGCTCTTGCATCCGGGCTTGCAAAGGGTGGCGCTAAGCCGATTTATAGTACGCATGGAACATTCATCCAGCGTACGTACGACCAGCTTTCGCAAGACTTGTGCGCGAACAATAATCCCGCTACGATTCTCGTGACGATGTCTGGTGCCGATGGCATGAACGATACGACGCACCTCTGCATCTTTGATATCCCGATGCTTTCGAACATCCCGAATTTGGTTTATCTTTGCCCGACATGCGTCGAAGAATTCAAGACGATGGCGGACTGGGCGATTGACCAGACGGAACATCCGGTGGCGATTCGCGTGCCGAACGCTGTACATCACCGCAGCGATATTTTCGAGAAGGATTACTCCAGACTCAACAAGTTTAAGGTCGTGCATCGTGGCGAGCGTGTGGCATTGATCGGTCTTGGCGATTTCTACCAGCGGGCCGCAGCTGTGGCGCTTGAACTGCGTCGCGAAGGCATTGATGCAACGCTTGTGAATCCGCGTTATGCAAGCGGTGTGGATAAGGACTTGCTTTTGGAACTTGCAAAGACTCACGATGTGTTTGTCACGCTCGAAAATGGCGTGATCGAGGGTGGTTTTGGTCAAAAAGTTGCGACAGCTCTTGGTGATACTTGCGCGAAGGTGCTTGTGCGCGGGCTTTCCAAGGAGTTCTACGACAAGGTGAGCTTTGCGGATCTCTGTGAGAAAAATCACTTGAATCCATCGCAGGTCGCAAAAGACGTGATGCAGCTCCTATCGTAA
- a CDS encoding riboflavin synthase: MFTGIIQATGEIISLENRGDALTMRMKSPGFFKNSKLGDSIANNGVCLSVENCTDDEATFCLMHQTVVNTSFQQAKVGDLVNLEYPCRADSFMGGHFVMGHVDCTTEVLRVTPRETGVEVDLALPADLRRYVIRRGSITLNGISLTVAEKGEDYIRVCIIPETLARTNLRNWVPGTVVNVEVDMLGKYIENYLKERDLA, encoded by the coding sequence ATGTTTACGGGTATAATTCAAGCAACCGGCGAAATCATTTCCCTCGAAAATAGGGGAGACGCGCTTACCATGCGCATGAAGTCGCCGGGATTCTTCAAAAACAGCAAACTGGGCGACAGCATTGCCAATAACGGCGTGTGCCTCTCCGTTGAAAACTGTACCGATGACGAAGCAACGTTCTGTCTCATGCACCAGACCGTCGTGAATACGTCCTTCCAGCAGGCAAAAGTCGGGGATCTCGTGAATCTCGAGTATCCTTGTCGCGCCGATAGCTTTATGGGCGGTCACTTTGTGATGGGGCATGTGGACTGCACTACCGAAGTCTTGCGCGTTACTCCGCGCGAAACGGGCGTGGAAGTCGATTTGGCTCTGCCAGCTGACTTGCGTCGCTATGTCATCCGTCGTGGATCCATCACCTTAAACGGTATTAGCCTTACGGTGGCCGAAAAAGGGGAGGATTACATCCGCGTCTGCATTATCCCCGAGACCTTAGCCCGCACGAATCTCAGGAACTGGGTGCCTGGCACCGTGGTGAATGTGGAAGTCGATATGCTCGGCAAATATATTGAAAACTATCTAAAGGAACGTGACCTTGCTTAA